Proteins encoded by one window of Arachis hypogaea cultivar Tifrunner chromosome 1, arahy.Tifrunner.gnm2.J5K5, whole genome shotgun sequence:
- the LOC112703445 gene encoding GATA transcription factor 15, translating to MVDSTGKGSDSDDASPNSAAAGKSPTTEQKKTCADCGTSKTPLWRGGPAGPKSLCNACGIRSRKKKRAILGIARGTTTTDDVKKGKRSNTVANSNNNKFGDSFSFKKRWITMARQRSNPAHTHRNKLGEEEQAAFLLMSLSYGSVYA from the exons ATGGTGGATTCAACTGGAAAA GGATCGGACTCCGATGATGCAAGCCCTAACTCCGCCGCCGCAGGTAAAAGTCCAACAACCGAGCAGAAGAAGACGTGCGCCGACTGCGGTACCTCCAAGACTCCTCTATGGAGAGGTGGCCCCGCCGGCCCCAAG TCTCTATGCAATGCCTGCGGGATCAGGAGCCGCAAGAAGAAGAGAGCCATACTCGGAATCGCAAGAGGAACCACCACCACCGACGATGTTAAAAAGGGGAAAAGAAGCAACACCGTCGCCAATAGTAATAATAACAAGTTTGGGGATAGCTTTAGTTTCAAGAAGAGGTGGATCACAATGGCGAGGCAGCGATCGAATCCTGCGCACACCCACAGGAACAAGTTGggagaggaagaacaagctgctTTCCTGCTCATGTCTCTCTCTTATGGATCCGTTTATGCCTAA
- the LOC112703462 gene encoding GATA transcription factor 15, which translates to MVDSTGKGSDSSGGGGKSPTTELKKTCADCGTSKTPLWRGGPAGPKSLCNACGIRSRKKKRAILGITRGTADDVKKGKRSNTAANNSLNFKQRFMALARQVMTKKSNNLAHSHRNKLGEEEQAAVLLMSLSYGSVYA; encoded by the exons ATGGTGGATTCAACTGGAAAA GGATCGGACTCCTCCGGCGGCGGTGGTAAGAGTCCAACCACCGAGCTGAAGAAGACGTGCGCCGACTGCGGCACATCCAAGACTCCTCTATGGAGAGGTGGTCCCGCTGGCCCTAAG TCTCTATGCAACGCGTGCGGGATCAGGAGCCGGAAGAAGAAGAGAGCCATTCTCGGAATCACGAGAGGAACCGCCGACGATGTTAAGAAGGGGAAAAGGAGCAACACCGCCGCCAATAATAGCTTGAATTTCAAGCAGCGGTTTATGGCATTGGCGAGGCAAGTCATGACGAAGAAATCGAATAATCTTGCGCACAGCCACAGGAACAAGTTGGGAGAGGAGGAACAAGCAGCTGTTCTTTTAATGTCCCTCTCTTACGGATCCGTTTATGCTTAA
- the LOC112703434 gene encoding uncharacterized protein: MAVTHADLEPNTGKTCLMSSKTGVFLVLVTILLGLSSFTLCLIAEATRSQVTWMNTRKTECVYRSSGKTPLVCAACAFVVLAIAMVMEHTYLLIAVSKSSPTLLHLDPESPSANSLASHAGFFFIATWICFAIGEILLLAGVSVESGHLKNWSKPRHTCHVIRRGLFSCAAVFALTTVSLASALYLIAVRAQRLSRQLEQHSRTQVLHTSEAIVVFHDHANASPSPPQPTKDTTLFSVYKL, translated from the exons ATGGCAGTTACACATGCTGATCTCGAACCAAACACAGGGAAGACATGTTTGATGAGCAGCAAAACTGGTGTGTTCCTCGTACTTGTCACAATCCTATTGGGACTCTCCTCCTTCACTCTCTGCCTCATAGCAGAAGCCACACGTTCTCag GTGACATGGATGAACACAAGAAAAACAGAATGTGTATACAGAAGTAGCGGGAAAACGCCATTGGTATGTGCTGCTTGTGCTTTTGTTGTGCTAGCAATCGCCATGGTTATGGAGCATACTTATCTCTTAATCGCAGTTAGTAAATCATCTCCAACCTTACTTCACTTGGATCCTGAATCCCCTTCTGCCAACTCCTTAGCCTCCCATGCTGGATTTTTCTTCATCGCTACCTG GATATGTTTTGCGATTGGGGAGATTCTGCTGCTAGCAGGAGTGAGTGTAGAATCAGGGCATCTCAAGAATTGGTCAAAGCCAAGACACACATGCCACGTCATCAGAAGAGGCTTGTTCTCTTGTGCTGCTGTCTTTGCTTTGACCACAGTTTCCTTAGCTTCTGCCTTATACCTCATAGCAGTTCGTGCCCAAAGGTTGTCACGCCAACTAGAACAACATTCTAGAACCCAAGTTCTTCACACATCTGAAGCCATTGTAGTATTTCATGACCATGCCAATGCTTCTCCTTCTCCACCTCAACCAACGAAAGACACTACACTATTTTCCGTCTACAAATTATAG